A window of the Hordeum vulgare subsp. vulgare chromosome 5H, MorexV3_pseudomolecules_assembly, whole genome shotgun sequence genome harbors these coding sequences:
- the LOC123397946 gene encoding (E)-beta-caryophyllene synthase-like, producing MVASVEIRRCPHSQPVMNDDQGSHLFHHPTVWGDFFLGFRPFTPTQCLLMKNKAKVMKEELRTMIVDLRSVDLPQKLELVDTLQQLGLDYHYGKEINDLLCGIHDAGDDASDLHTVALRFYLLRKQGFNVSPDVFLKFIDAEGNITCNDTRSLLAMYNAAHIRTHGEETLSSAMAYTKDHLQRAVEQQTIPPSILLDQVRRAQETPLFRRPQRVEVRHFISVYERMSTRNEAILELAKLDFSILQALYCQELRALTLWWKELQLQDHLSFARDRMVEMHFWMLGVLFEPQYSYGRIVLTKFFTFISIFDDIYDSYSTLEESKLLTMAMERWDEQAAEQLPGYMKFFYNKVLATMKVIEKDLDSQGNKHANYVKKLLIDATKCYYNEAKWREDSETSVTVEDHLRFSVPSSCCMHIVCLALVVIGASVDAIEWTMTYPKIMRASCIIGRVINDVASHEREQEQSSGERPVISTVEACMEENNYTAKEDAYRKLRELIKESWMDIIEEMLKSAATRPTAPLLEAVVNSTRMLDFLYKDQDAYTDPRALKVVVDSIYANPI from the exons ATGGTAGCCTCTGTGGAGATTCGCCGCTGCCCACACTCGCAGCCTGTGATGAACGACGACCAGGGCAGCCACCTGTTTCACCACCCCACCGTCTGGGGGGACTTCTTCCTTGGTTTCAGGCCATTCACTCCGACGCAG TGtcttctcatgaaaaacaaggctAAAGTAATGAAAGAAGAACTGAGGACAATGATAGTAGATTTGCGTTCTGTTGATCTGCCTCAGAAGCTTGAGCTTGTCGATACTTTACAACAGCTTGGTTTGGATTACCACTATGGGAAGGAGATCAATGATTTGCTGTGTGGGATTCATGATGCCGGCGATGACGCCAGCGATCTTCACACAGTGGCCCTTCGGTTTTATTTGCTCAGGAAACAGGGATTCAATGTTTCACCAG ATGTATTCTTAAAGTTCATAGATGCCGAAGGAAATATTACCTGCAACGACACAAGAAGCCTTTTGGCCATGTACAACGCTGCCCATATTCGAACCCATGGTGAAGAAACACTCAGCAGTGCGATGGCTTACACAAAAGACCATCTCCAGCGTGCGGTGGAGCAACAAACAATTCCACCATCAATATTGCTCGATCAGGTGCGGCGTGCGCAGGAAACACCTCTTTTCAGGAGGCCTCAAAGAGTTGAAGTGCGACACTTCATCTCAGTTTATGAGAGAATGAGTACAAGGaatgaggccattttggagcttgcAAAGCTGGATTTCAGTATTCTGCAAGCTCTGTACTGTCAGGAGCTGAGGGCTCTTACTTT GTGGtggaaagaacttcaactccaAGACCATTTGAGCTTCGCACGAGACCGGATGGTGGAGATGCACTTTTGGATGCTAGGAGTTCTATTTGAGCCACAATATTCATACGGACGAATCGTGCTCACTAAGTTCTTTACATTTATATCGATCTTTGATGACATTTACGACAGTTACAGCACCTTAGAAGAAAGCAAACTCCTCACCATGGCAATGGAAAG GTGGGATGAACAAGCTGCTGAACAGCTCCCAGGTTACATGAAGTTCTTCTACAACAAAGTACTTGCTACCATGAAGGTTATTGAAAAAGACTTGGATAGTCAAGGAAACAAGCATGCAAACTATGTAAAAAAGCTA CTAATCGATGCTACGAAATGCTACTACAACGAGGCAAAATGGCGTGAGGACAGCGAAACATCAGTTACTGTTGAGGATCACCTGCGATTCTCGGTGCCTAGCTCTTGTTGCATGCATATTGTATGCCTTGCCCTCGTTGTCATAGGGGCAAGTGTTGACGCCATCGAATGGACCATGACCTATCCCAAAATCATGCGAGCTTCTTGCATCATCGGCCGTGTCATCAACGATGTGGCTTCACACGAG CGAGAACAAGAACAGAGCTCTGGTGAGAGGCCCGTGATATCAACGGTGGAAGCGTGCATGGAGGAGAACAACTACACTGCAAAGGAAGATGCATACAGAAAGCTCAGGGAGCTCATAAAGGAGTCATGGATGGACATCATTGAGGAGATGCTCAAGTCAGCCGCCACACGGCCGACAGCGCCCCTCCTAGAGGCCGTGGTGAATTCAACACGGATGTTGGACTTCTTGTACAAGGATCAAGACGCGTACACCGATCCACGAGCACTCAAAGTGGTAGTAGATTCTATATATGCAAATCCTATATAG